TGAAACAATAATGTGGCTCTTAATCATCTCAATTATATTAACattgatattaataatgaaaaataaaaattacaaaattaatgtTACTTTTGTTAGTAGAACCCTAACTTACACCTTTTATTTTTGTGCTTGTCATACGTCATTAAGTCAAATTGTCTTATTCTTTTGAATGGAAACCTTAATAATTGTTATTGTCATATTTGATTGTAAGTGACATGCATATTCAAATCTCTAATCTAATTGTCGTTGCTCTCCATGGTTACAAGCCCAAAATTGATGTACTATGTCTcgttattttgaatttatctcCCTAGATTTGTCATGTATCCCTTTACAACAAGattatttatcaatttcttAGCTAAATATTCATAAACATGTGcatatgaaaaaacaaaaataacatattaagtCAAAGCTTAGTACCAAGAAAATTAGTCGTCGTAAAACACTCGTCAAAAAATAGAAGCAAACCAATAAATAATCCTTATTGACTCTAATTGCGACCACATGTCTTTATACGTATTAAGATACGTATTTGACTTAGTGTATTGTTTATGTCATGTCTACTAATATGTCTCTTCTTTATTACTTGTTTTCTCACTAATTGTAAACTGAATAGCTTTGATTAGACCTACTAAGTCTCCCATAAGTTGCATGCTGTAGCCTTAAATTTACCTTGTCTTCTTGTGTACATCATTTCTATCGTTGAAGTCTTTATAGAAAATCTCTTACTATATTCTGTGTCTTCAATGGTGCCATCTTGGGTCGATCATCCAACTTGAAGATATCGTAGCTCCTGTCCTTTCCCTTTCAACGACTTTATTTGGTTATTTGTATGACATCTATTATTAGCCTGTCATATTTTTATGTACATACGCGTCTTATATTCGTTACccacaaaaaacaaaatcactCAATCATAGTAgatgatgaaaaatcaaataatccTATGAGATAAAAAGATATTATAATTTGAGGTTTAAGATTTATGAGTTTGTGGTGATTAATTGAATAGTGTAGTATAACATCAACAATTAATATGAGCAGTGACGATCAATGCAATGAAAAGCAGAGGCTTGAACTACCAGCCACGAACAGGAATGGATCATTTGCTGTCAGTTGTATTGTATGGTTGGAAAGTGTTTTGAGGTCTTGTTTAATGCTTTTGTCATCCAcacaaaaatgatgaaaaccATCCAAATATGGCTTTAAACTTTAACCGCTCATTcactctctgtttttctctctttcctctTATTTGCCCACTAACTGTTTGTTATTATACCCAATAAagaagagagagggagggagggagggacaGAGAAATAGAGAGATAGGGAGAGGGGTGTGTTGTGTGTGGGTGGTGGATGAATTGATGAGATTTTTgatgaagaagaatatgatGAACTGAGGTGTGTGAGGGACCTACCTTCAtgctcttcatcatcatcatcatcatcatcatctgcttcttcatcttcaatCAATCCCAATCTCCTCCCTTCACCAACCCAAAGATCACCATCTCCTTTTCTTTTGAATAAATTGTTTGTCTACTTTTTTTAAACAGATCTTCAGAGGTTGGTTGGGTCACCTAATTGTGCTTCATACCCAACCACCCACACCCAGATctgttgttcttttttttttttttcttttttttttgcttttttttatttttttatttttttttaaatatctccAAGGATTTGTGTTTGTTCTATACAAATTCAAAGATTTGGAGATATGGGTCTTTGTATCTAGACTcatcttcaaacttttcttGGAATTTCCATGTGTCAGAATACTGCATATTAGATCTGAAACCCCCACCATCTTGATTGCCTTCCTGGATTCATTCAGGAAAACTCACTCACTAAATCCCACAGTTACACCCCTCTCTATATGTGTGACAGCTGGTTTTGGTGCTTCCACGGATTTGCGACGTAATCTGTAAAGAGATACCTCTCCTTTCCCATTAGATTAAGCGTATAGGAGGGAGGCCCACTGCTGGGTTTGGTGGGCTTCGCGAACCAATAAAAACCCGAGTTTTGAAAGGTGTTGGAGATCCTCTTTCATCCTCTTTTTTATAAGGCGAGAAGGAGAGAATACAAGTGGGATGCTACTTATTTAGACCATTCCTTTTCCACAATTTGATCCATCTTTGGGTTGTTTCTAGTCCTTTATATTAAGCTAAGAATCTGACCCATCACAGAATTCTCCTTTTCTGATGCTTTTCTTCTTGATCACCTGCTTCTCCTTCTTCCTCCTCTCCCACTCTTTTTCTATTAGACCACTTCCTTCATGGGTGAGTGAGATCAGACTGTCATCATCCCTTTGGTTCTGGAAAGAGTTATCCTTCTTTACCATTTACAGGTCCATTAAGAATAGCCTTTTTGGTGGCTTCTGGGGAATTCCTTCAAAAATGTCCTCCACGGAAAAGACCCCCCTCCACAAAGTAGAGAATGTTGAGGTGGGATTGGAGATGGGGTTACTGGACTTGCCTGAATTGGTATTGGAATGCATTCTTGAGAGGCTTCCACCTGAAGGGCTTTGCAGTTTGGGGGGTGTCTGCAGTTCTTTGAGGGACAGGTGCATGAGCGACTACTTTTGGAAAAGGCACATGAAGGATAAATGGGGTAGAATTTTAGGCCGAGCCGCTTACCGAGAGTGGCAATGGCATATGGCCTCTAGGAAGGATTCAGATACCCTTGAGCAAGGCAAGCCAAATGGCTTGATGAGGTTGCTATCTCGCTTCGGGCCTCTTTCTTGGATTAGATCAAGATTAAGCAATAGTACCCCACAGAGGAACTCAGTTCCAGTGGATTCCATCATGTCTTGGTATCTTGCTCTTGAGACTGGCAGGTTTTGGTTCCCTGCACAGGTTTACAATCGTGAGGTATGGACTGTAACTGCTTGTTTCCAGCTATAAATTGTTTGTCTTTCAACTTCAATCTCCCACTTCCTTAAGGCTCATGTCTACAACCTAAACGAAGTCACTTCTGTTTATTCTTTTGCTCTctgggtttttcttttcataatgGAAGTGTTTTTGCTGTTTAGCAGAGTGGCCATGTTGGGTTTATGTTATCATGCTATGATGCAGAGCTTAGCTATGATTCCCACACTGATACCTTCCAGGCCAGGTAAATGGAGAAATGACCTTCAAGTAGCCCACTGTTCAAATAGTATTACTCTTTCAATCATGAATTAGGTAAGAAATTAAGGATGGTGGGTGGCTTAAACCTGAGATGATTTCTGTATTGCAGGTATCCCCCACATGGAAGGAAGACGGTTGCCATAGAGAATGGAGTGTCTTGGGACAGGCTAAGAGCACCCCCTGTCGAAACTCCTCCACATGATCTTCATATGTCTGACTGTTTGAATGAATTACACCCTGGTGATCACATTGAGATTCAGTGGAGAAGAAACAAGGAATTCCCTTATGGTTTGTTCTTCACTCTATACCCTTACATCCCCTTACATCAGTTCCAGACTCTTTACTgtttatcaaatttttgttgCTAGATCACTACTGGGTATAAgcttgtttgttttctttccagACACTTCcctgtttttcctttattttctgtTTGTTATCTTTAATCCGGGTTGGTGGGAGGTGGGTTAGGGGTAGGCGCACTTAAACCTCAAGGAAATTTAATGGAAGAAGACTGGTTCAACCTTTATCATGACATTATTGACTTAAGCAAAAAAGTTGTTGGcacctaattttctttttttttttaagagaagaaTCAAGCCAACAGTGCTTTCCAAGTAAATTGCCCAAATATCATTACAGTATCCTTTCTCTTGACAAGATTGACCGATTACTGTTTCTCTTAACAACAAACAACTTTCTTTGTACTAAAATAACTCTTCCATGAATTTGCTTTCATGCACACCTCAAACAAATTTCTTTAGTctttcaatataaaaacaaatgaattatATTGCAGGTTGATTCACTGCTTGATATGAGGTGCTATCATATTGCAGGTTGGTGGTATGGTGTTGTAGGACACTTGGAATCATGTGATGGGAATGAATCTTATTGCCGCTGTCATAATAGTGGTGAGTTGatgtggggttttttttttttcctgcaaGTAGGACTTTTTGCTCCTCCAACTtccaaaaacatgaaaaataaggggaaaaaaagagagagaaaggaagggAACAACTACATAGATGAAGTTAGGAGATCAAACTATGTTCCCATTTCTTTGTATAATAAAGTGAGTAGAGAGAGacctttttctgttttttaggGGGTTGGGTTGTAGAGGGGGGGTAGTGATTAATTACAAGACGCATTAAATCGTTGAAAATGTGGTTGGAATGCATGTAGCTTTGCTCAAAAATCAGGCCCTGGTTTTTGTAGGTCCCTTCCTTGATTCTCATCTTTCTGTATGTGGTCACCTTTTGTGCTATTTGATTGGTCCCTAGACATATCTTTTTTGCTTGTCAGTATGTCATAATTTCCTCCAACAGTGTCATAACTTCTGTCTCAGTGGAATGCATATGGCCAACCATTCTGAAAGAACCTACGTTTCCTTTAGGTTTaggttctgtttggttgccgagttGAAATCTTCCAGCAATTTTGGctggaaattttatttcttttttctgtcTTCTCTCCAACCAAACAGAGTACCATGATTTATAACTCAATCATCAATGCCAGCTTGACCCACCAGTCAAGTTGCCTCACTTGGAATTTCCATTACCCTGTTGGCTTCTCTTCATCACTTTTCTCAACTTGACAGGATATAGCAGGTGTTAGATTTCTTTGAATTCCAATGGACAAAGTTCACCTAGCAGATTTCTATAAACTTAATCTTTACTGGGTCTTAGGGACCCATGTTTACTTGTTTTTCACATGGAAATTTCCCTTCAAGACATTGATTTTGTGCCTTGTGTtcctttctttaaatttttgtcAATTATTGACATTTCTTTCCAAATGCCACATTGCAGTGGAATATCTTGATGTGTCTATTTATGCATAGAGCTTCAGATGCCTTTCCAAAATTTGGCCCAGTTTCTTCTGATGACCCCTTACATAATAACCCTAGAGCAAAGGCGGGGTTGTACCACTAAATTCAATAATGAAGAAGTTGTTCAAGTGCCAAGTTACTACACATGGTACAATTTTAGACTGTCTAGAAAAATTATAGGAGAGCCCCTCTGCAACCcccattttttatcttttacttcATAATCTTGGGTTAGTTACCCCCCATCTATGGTGCTGTTGAAAGAAATGT
The sequence above is drawn from the Vitis riparia cultivar Riparia Gloire de Montpellier isolate 1030 chromosome 6, EGFV_Vit.rip_1.0, whole genome shotgun sequence genome and encodes:
- the LOC117916352 gene encoding F-box protein At2g32560-like isoform X2 translates to MLFFLITCFSFFLLSHSFSIRPLPSWVSEIRLSSSLWFWKELSFFTIYRSIKNSLFGGFWGIPSKMSSTEKTPLHKVENVEVGLEMGLLDLPELVLECILERLPPEGLCSLGGVCSSLRDRCMSDYFWKRHMKDKWGRILGRAAYREWQWHMASRKDSDTLEQGKPNGLMRLLSRFGPLSWIRSRLSNSTPQRNSVPVDSIMSWYLALETGRFWFPAQVYNRESGHVGFMLSCYDAELSYDSHTDTFQARYPPHGRKTVAIENGVSWDRLRAPPVETPPHDLHMSDCLNELHPGDHIEIQWRRNKEFPYGWWYGVVGHLESCDGNESYCRCHNSETVVLEFNQYTPGSRWRRTSINRKDHREEGNEADGFYGGIRKLCRNDEISVWKQLWPAEVLE
- the LOC117916352 gene encoding F-box protein At2g32560-like isoform X1 encodes the protein MLFFLITCFSFFLLSHSFSIRPLPSWVSEIRLSSSLWFWKELSFFTIYRSIKNSLFGGFWGIPSKMSSTEKTPLHKVENVEVGLEMGLLDLPELVLECILERLPPEGLCSLGGVCSSLRDRCMSDYFWKRHMKDKWGRILGRAAYREWQWHMASRKDSDTLEQGKPNGLMRLLSRFGPLSWIRSRLSNSTPQRNSVPVDSIMSWYLALETGRFWFPAQVYNREQSGHVGFMLSCYDAELSYDSHTDTFQARYPPHGRKTVAIENGVSWDRLRAPPVETPPHDLHMSDCLNELHPGDHIEIQWRRNKEFPYGWWYGVVGHLESCDGNESYCRCHNSETVVLEFNQYTPGSRWRRTSINRKDHREEGNEADGFYGGIRKLCRNDEISVWKQLWPAEVLE
- the LOC117916352 gene encoding F-box protein At2g32560-like isoform X3 codes for the protein MLFFLITCFSFFLLSHSFSIRPLPSWVSEIRLSSSLWFWKELSFFTIYRSIKNSLFGGFWGIPSKMSSTEKTPLHKVENVEVGLEMGLLDLPELVLECILERLPPEGLCSLGGVCSSLRDRCMSDYFWKRHMKDKWGRILGRAAYREWQWHMASRKDSDTLEQGKPNGLMRLLSRFGPLSWIRSRLSNSTPQRNSVPVDSIMSWYLALETGRFWFPAQVYNREQSGHVGFMLSCYDAELSYDSHTDTFQARYPPHGRKTVAIENGVSWDRLRAPPVETPPHDLHMSDCLNELHPGDHIEIQWRRNKEFPYETVVLEFNQYTPGSRWRRTSINRKDHREEGNEADGFYGGIRKLCRNDEISVWKQLWPAEVLE